A genomic stretch from Pseudoliparis swirei isolate HS2019 ecotype Mariana Trench chromosome 18, NWPU_hadal_v1, whole genome shotgun sequence includes:
- the lmcd1 gene encoding LIM and cysteine-rich domains protein 1 produces the protein MSVKPRAGGAAACHVCEERCSGFQPHPWRKACVSCGCGAVDHAAGSDAEDDQRMGRLLADSPCSHLTAKVKGGGGLRVYKRNRMIVTNPVVTRKDPTFNTTAYDWAPAGLNQTLAMQYMELIPQSQHPLLGTDGALERRRQLSSQLPAYDQDPMKCQSLASEEEISSMLLFVKSYKQEVLGVGEVALPGEGGALMEAANQRTAKDAKDGGHSGRKDAAEHRDHGSSNHATASATGTTNGTDDQNEHRCTGCRGEVAKESPAVYAERAGYHHALWHPTCFVCSECGRGLVDLVYFWSGQKLFCGRHYCQTVWPRCSGCDELIFSQSFHTAKDGRTWHRQHYCCWKCGQDLDTPCQH, from the exons ATGTCCGTGAAGCCGAGGGCAGGAGGGGCGGCGGCGTGCCACGTTTGTGAGGAGCGCTGCTCTGGGTTCCAGCCGCATCCCTGGAG GAAAGCCTGCGTGTCCTGCGGCTGCGGCGCGGTCGACCACGCCGCGGGAAGCGACGCGGAGGACGACCAGCGAATGGGACGCCTGCTCGCCGACTCGCCCTGCTCCCATTTGACGGCGAAGGTCAAAGGAGGCGGCGGCCTCCGTGTGTACAAGAGGAACCGCATGATCGTGACCAATCCGGTGGTGACGCGCAAAGACCCGACCTTCAACACCACGGCGTACGACTGGGCGCCGGCCGGCCTCAACCAGACGCTG GCCATGCAGTACATGGAGCTCATCCCGCAGAGTCAACATCCCCTGCTGGGGACGGATGGAGCGTTGGAGCGACGGAGGCAGCTCTCCAGTCAGCTCCCGGCCTACGATCAGGACCCCATGAAGTGTCAGAGCCTGgccagtgaggaggag ATTTCCTCCATGCTGCTGTTTGTGAAGAGCTACAAACAGGAGGTGTTAGGAGTCGGGGAGGTGGCCTTGCCCGGTGAGGGCGGAGCTCTGATGGAAGCGGCCAATCAGAGGACAGCGAAGGACGCAAAGGACGGCGGCCACAGTGGCAGGAAAGATGCCGCGGAGCACCGGGACCACGGCTCCTCTAACCACGCCACGGCCTCTGCTACCGGCACCACTAACGGAACAGATGACCAGAATGAACAT CGTTGCACCGGTTGCCGCGGCGAGGTCGCCAAGGAGAGTCCAGCCGTTTACGCCGAGCGTGCGGGTTACCATCACGCCCTGTGGCATCCCACCTGCTTCGTGTGTTCAGAGTGTGGCCGGGGTTTGGTGGACCTGGTCTACTTCTGGTCTGGCCAGAAGCTGTTCTGCGGACGGCACTACTGTCAGACGGTCTGGCCGCGATGCTCCGGCTGCGATGAG TTGATCTTCTCTCAGTCTTTCCACACGGCAAAAGATGGACGGACGTGGCATCGTCAACACTACTGCTGCTGGAAGTGCGGCCAAGACCTGGACACGCCCTGTCAGCACTGA